The following are encoded together in the Lactuca sativa cultivar Salinas chromosome 1, Lsat_Salinas_v11, whole genome shotgun sequence genome:
- the LOC111893731 gene encoding uncharacterized protein LOC111893731, whose protein sequence is MNVFLNDDDQGKGCGAEVDVNDTTFEDQNDKNDAQGKVDGRDGPECDDDDKNDDVVGKGNFSNEDVNQGNTSGFNEEDVINLNSIVGNVVKSVGLVDGFEGDVNDIQEGISFRQFMYENLVGCGINQKAAEDDMNDILTRTLNLGYDDTNKEGISDDTVNKVIGEKNKDDESIAPSLVKGCVGGEGLNDKAKKDGQGVVECEVGTDFENRVEDDSNKNLDHGVETISLGDQNKNENQIVEDSSVKDGKESNKEEKKVVGEETTKEGDELNKDQKIIEWKDSNETKSLIKDKAEGKFEKFSGPSFSLGFSQDSQGFKNPS, encoded by the exons ATGAATGTTTTTCTAAATGATGATGATCAAGGTAAAGGTTGTGGTGCTGAAGTTGATGTCAATGATACTACATTTGAGGACCAGAATGATAAAAATGACGCTCAAGGTAAAGTTGATGGTCGTGATGGTCCCGAATGTGAT GATGATGATAAAAATGATGATGTTGTTGGTAAAGGAAATTTTAGTAATGAAGATGTTAACCAAGGAAACACAAGTGGATTCAATGAAGAAGATGTCATTAATTTGAATTCGATTGTTGGAAATGTTGTTAAGAGTGTTGGTCTAGTTGATGGTTTTGAAGGTGATGTTAATGATATCCAAGAAGGTATAAGTTTTCGTCAATTCAT GTATGAGAATTTGGTTGGGTGTGGTATAAATCAGAAAGCAGCTGAAGATGATATGAATGACATTTTGACTA GAACTTTAAATTTGGGTTATGATGATACAAACAAAGAAGGAATTTCAGATGATACTGTTAATAAAGTTATTGGAGAAAAGAATAAAGACGATGAATCAATTGCTCCAAGTTTGGTTAAAGGTTGTGTTGGAGGTGAAGGTTTAAATGATAAGGCAAAGAAGGATGGACAAGGTGTGGTAGAATGTGAAGTTGGTACTGATTTCGAAAATAGGGTAGAAGATGATTCAAATAAAAATTTAGACCACG GTGTAGAAACTATTTCTT TAGGAGATCAAAACAAGAATGAAAACCAAATAGTAGAggattcaagtgttaaagatGGAAAAGAAAGTAACAAAGAGGAGAAGAAGGTAGTTGGAGAGGAAACTACTAAAGAAGGTGATGAATTAAATAAAGATCAAAAAATTATAGAATGGAAGGATTCTAATGAGACAAAATCATTGATAAAAGACAAAGCGGAAGGGAAATTTGAGAAGTTTTCTGGTCCAAGCTTTAGCCTTGGTTTTAGTCAAGATTCTCAAGGCTTTAAGAATCCATCCTAA